Proteins from one Geomonas agri genomic window:
- the hemA gene encoding glutamyl-tRNA reductase, with product MNIIVVGLSHKTAAVEIREKVAFSPTQMEKPLNALVALPDITEAVIVSTCNRVEIYATTRDVAGGMARLKRFLADYHNFPLETLEKHLYSYHGEEATRHVFRVASSLDSMVVGEPQILGQIKTSYGYAAEFKSSGIILNRFLHKAFSVAKRVRTETKIASSAVSVAFAAVELAKKIFGELSDKTVLLIGAGEMCELAAKHFINVGVRGVMVTNRTYERAEKLAEEFDAKPVHFEALMDHLPKADIILSSTGAPHFIIHEKDMEEVLRRRKLKPMFFIDIAVPRDIDPKVNDVENCYLYTVDDLNGVVATNLEQRKVEAAKAEAIVEQEIGQFFKWLSSLDVTPTIVALRSHFDEIRKAELAKTLSNWKDLPPGADKKMDALTNAIMNKLLHHPTSLLKRTDQGSRNDLYVDALRHLFDLETPEQQESMMELED from the coding sequence ATGAACATTATTGTGGTTGGGCTTTCGCATAAAACTGCCGCAGTTGAAATCCGGGAAAAGGTTGCATTCTCCCCCACCCAGATGGAGAAGCCTCTCAACGCCCTCGTGGCGCTCCCCGACATCACCGAGGCCGTCATCGTTTCCACCTGCAACCGCGTGGAGATCTACGCCACCACCCGCGACGTCGCCGGCGGCATGGCCCGCCTGAAGCGTTTCCTTGCCGACTACCACAACTTCCCGCTGGAGACGCTGGAGAAGCACCTGTACAGCTACCACGGCGAGGAGGCCACCCGTCACGTCTTCCGTGTAGCGTCGAGCCTCGACTCCATGGTGGTCGGCGAGCCGCAGATCCTCGGGCAGATCAAGACCTCCTACGGCTACGCAGCCGAGTTCAAGAGCTCCGGCATCATCCTGAACCGGTTCCTGCACAAGGCGTTCTCCGTCGCCAAGAGGGTGAGGACCGAGACCAAGATCGCCTCTTCGGCTGTCTCCGTTGCCTTTGCCGCGGTGGAACTGGCCAAGAAGATCTTCGGCGAGCTCTCCGACAAGACCGTCCTGCTGATCGGTGCCGGCGAGATGTGCGAACTGGCTGCCAAGCACTTCATCAACGTTGGCGTGCGTGGCGTCATGGTCACCAACCGTACCTACGAGCGCGCCGAGAAGCTGGCCGAGGAGTTCGACGCCAAGCCGGTGCACTTCGAGGCCCTGATGGACCACCTTCCCAAGGCGGACATCATCCTTTCCTCCACCGGAGCACCCCACTTCATCATCCACGAGAAGGACATGGAAGAGGTGCTGCGCCGCCGCAAGCTGAAGCCGATGTTCTTCATCGACATCGCCGTGCCGCGCGACATCGACCCCAAGGTCAACGACGTGGAGAACTGTTATCTCTACACCGTCGACGACCTTAACGGCGTGGTGGCCACCAACCTGGAGCAGCGTAAGGTTGAAGCGGCCAAGGCCGAGGCGATCGTTGAGCAGGAGATCGGGCAGTTCTTCAAGTGGCTCTCCTCGCTGGACGTGACCCCGACCATCGTGGCGCTCAGGAGCCATTTCGACGAGATCAGGAAGGCGGAACTGGCCAAGACCCTCTCCAACTGGAAGGATCTCCCTCCCGGTGCCGACAAGAAGATGGACGCACTGACCAACGCCATCATGAACAAGCTGCTGCATCATCCCACCAGCCTCCTGAAGAGGACCGACCAGGGGAGCCGCAACGACCTCTACGTCGACGCCCTGCGCCACCTCTTCGACCTGGAGACTCCTGAGCAGCAGGAAAGCATGATGGAACTGGAAGACTGA
- the hemC gene encoding hydroxymethylbilane synthase, translated as MALKELRIGTRASQLALWQANWVKSELEKRYPDMTVTLKKIKTIGDKILDVPLAQVGGKGLFVKEIEEAMLRGEIDIAVHSMKDVPTEFPEGLGLYCITEREDPRDAVISKGVKFLDLPQGARIGTSALRRQAQLLKVRPDLEMVIIRGNVQTRMDKLETEGLDAVILAAAGLNRLGFADQITELLPTDLSLPAIGQGALGIECNLSNEDVKDAISFFNHLDTSRAVRAERALLWRCEGGCQVPIAAFGEVTGDELKLTGFIASVDGKVSVKGVVSGPADDCEKLGVKLAEQLLSEGGHAILAEVYQREVSREKEIPV; from the coding sequence ATGGCGCTGAAAGAGCTGAGAATAGGAACCCGCGCGAGCCAGCTCGCACTGTGGCAGGCAAACTGGGTCAAATCCGAGCTGGAAAAACGCTACCCTGACATGACCGTCACCTTGAAGAAGATCAAGACCATAGGTGACAAGATCCTCGACGTGCCGCTGGCGCAGGTAGGCGGCAAAGGTCTGTTCGTGAAGGAAATCGAGGAAGCGATGCTGCGCGGCGAGATCGACATCGCGGTGCACAGCATGAAGGACGTGCCGACCGAGTTCCCGGAAGGCTTGGGCCTGTACTGCATCACCGAGCGCGAAGATCCGCGTGACGCGGTGATCTCCAAAGGTGTCAAGTTCCTCGACCTGCCGCAGGGCGCCCGCATCGGCACCTCGGCGCTTCGCCGCCAGGCACAGCTGCTCAAGGTCCGTCCCGACCTGGAGATGGTTATCATCCGCGGCAACGTGCAGACCCGCATGGACAAGCTTGAGACCGAAGGGCTCGACGCCGTCATCCTGGCAGCCGCAGGCCTTAACCGTCTCGGTTTCGCCGACCAGATCACCGAACTGCTCCCGACCGACCTGTCGCTTCCGGCCATCGGCCAGGGCGCATTGGGCATCGAGTGCAACCTCTCCAACGAGGACGTGAAAGACGCGATCTCCTTCTTCAACCACCTGGACACCAGCCGTGCGGTACGCGCGGAGCGCGCCCTGCTCTGGCGCTGCGAGGGCGGCTGCCAGGTGCCCATCGCCGCATTCGGCGAAGTCACCGGCGACGAGCTGAAGCTGACCGGCTTCATCGCCTCCGTGGACGGCAAAGTTTCCGTGAAGGGTGTCGTCAGCGGTCCGGCCGACGACTGCGAGAAGCTGGGCGTGAAGCTCGCCGAGCAGCTCCTCTCCGAAGGTGGCCATGCCATCCTCGCCGAGGTCTACCAGCGTGAAGTCTCCCGGGAGAAGGAAATCCCGGTATAG
- the cobA gene encoding uroporphyrinogen-III C-methyltransferase produces the protein MTAETTKKGYVYLIGAGPGDPGLITVKGRDCLANAQVVMYDYLANDELLRLAPKGAELIYAGKVGGEHNREQSQINELLVQKALSGKVVARLKGGDSFIFGRGGEECEALVEAGIPFEIVPGITAAVGATSYAGIPLTHRGVTTSVAFVTGHEKKGKASSEIDWEGLSLGSGTVVFYMGVTNLPHIAQSLMDHGRAQETPVALIRWGTRPEQEVLVGTLADIADKARAAGFKAPAITVVGEVVSLRETLRWFDNRPLFGRSVLVTRGADQAGEFTSMLEQLGARAYCCPTIEIAAPESYAALDEAIDALDSFHWIVFTSYNAVKYFFARLAEHGLDSRALGRCHVCAVGPKTAAALAPYGIRPDLIPTDYKAEGVVAAFSELDMNGKWVLFPKGDRAREVIPEELGRLGAQVIAPVAYANHTPSSIPEEALLALEEKRIDCATFTSSSTVQNLAGILGENRFLHLMQGVTVASIGPITSKTCRDLGLDVHMEPAEFTLEALSREMISFFGGK, from the coding sequence ATGACTGCTGAAACGACAAAGAAAGGCTACGTCTACCTGATTGGCGCTGGCCCTGGCGATCCGGGCCTGATCACCGTGAAGGGACGGGACTGCCTGGCCAACGCGCAGGTGGTTATGTACGACTACCTGGCCAACGACGAACTGCTGCGGCTGGCTCCCAAGGGCGCGGAACTGATCTACGCCGGCAAGGTCGGCGGCGAGCACAACCGCGAGCAGAGCCAGATCAACGAACTGCTGGTGCAAAAGGCGCTCTCCGGCAAGGTGGTGGCACGGCTCAAGGGGGGAGACTCCTTCATCTTCGGCCGCGGCGGCGAAGAATGCGAGGCGCTGGTCGAGGCGGGGATTCCCTTCGAGATCGTTCCGGGCATCACCGCGGCGGTAGGCGCCACCAGTTACGCCGGGATCCCGCTCACCCATCGCGGCGTGACCACGTCGGTCGCTTTCGTGACCGGACACGAGAAAAAAGGTAAGGCGTCCTCCGAGATCGACTGGGAGGGGCTTTCACTGGGCAGCGGCACCGTGGTCTTCTACATGGGCGTCACCAACCTGCCGCACATCGCGCAAAGCCTCATGGATCACGGACGCGCGCAGGAAACCCCGGTGGCACTGATACGCTGGGGCACCCGCCCCGAGCAGGAGGTGCTGGTCGGCACGCTGGCGGATATCGCGGACAAGGCGCGCGCCGCCGGTTTCAAGGCCCCCGCCATCACCGTGGTCGGCGAAGTGGTGAGTCTCCGGGAGACGCTGCGCTGGTTCGACAACCGCCCGCTCTTTGGGCGTTCGGTGCTGGTGACCCGCGGTGCCGACCAGGCAGGCGAGTTCACCTCGATGCTGGAGCAACTCGGTGCCCGCGCCTACTGCTGCCCGACCATCGAGATCGCCGCGCCGGAGAGCTACGCTGCCCTGGACGAGGCGATTGACGCACTGGACAGCTTCCACTGGATCGTTTTCACCTCGTACAATGCGGTCAAATACTTTTTCGCAAGACTTGCCGAGCATGGTCTCGACAGCCGTGCCCTCGGGCGCTGCCATGTCTGCGCGGTCGGCCCCAAGACCGCCGCGGCGCTCGCGCCTTACGGTATCCGTCCCGACCTCATCCCCACCGACTATAAGGCGGAGGGTGTCGTGGCCGCTTTCTCCGAACTGGACATGAACGGGAAATGGGTTCTCTTCCCCAAAGGTGATCGGGCCCGTGAAGTGATCCCGGAAGAACTGGGACGCCTGGGCGCGCAGGTAATCGCACCGGTGGCCTACGCCAACCATACCCCGTCGAGCATTCCGGAGGAGGCGTTGCTGGCGCTCGAGGAGAAGCGTATCGATTGCGCTACCTTCACCTCATCGTCCACGGTGCAGAACCTGGCCGGCATCCTCGGGGAAAACCGTTTCCTGCACCTGATGCAAGGGGTCACCGTCGCCTCGATCGGTCCGATTACCTCCAAGACTTGCCGCGACCTCGGTCTCGACGTGCACATGGAGCCGGCCGAGTTCACCCTGGAGGCCCTGTCGCGGGAGATGATCAGCTTTTTCGGCGGGAAATAA
- the hemB gene encoding porphobilinogen synthase, with protein sequence MFYPVYRARRIRGKEVFRNMVRETSVSANDLIYPMFSAFGKGIKKEISSMPGIYQQSIENIVEEAQEVYELGVPAVILFGIPEQKDAMGSDAYSETGIIQETIRAIKKQVPKLAVITDVCMCEYTDHGHCGVIKNGDVDNDETLELLAREALSHARAGADMVAPSDMMDGRVAAIRESLDNNGFNHIPLMSYAVKYASGYYGPFREAAESTPQFGDRRSYQMDPGNRLEAIREARMDVEEGADILMVKPGLPYLDIVREVRNEFNLPTAVYNVSGEYSMVKAAAKMGWIDEDRVVMETMMSFKRAGADLILTYHSKEVAKLLRKGYEAELNGRCGCGCR encoded by the coding sequence ATGTTCTACCCGGTGTACAGAGCGAGACGAATTCGGGGCAAGGAAGTCTTCAGAAACATGGTGAGAGAGACCTCCGTCTCCGCCAACGACCTGATCTACCCGATGTTTTCCGCCTTCGGCAAGGGGATCAAAAAAGAGATCTCGTCCATGCCGGGCATCTACCAGCAGTCCATCGAGAACATCGTCGAGGAGGCCCAGGAGGTTTACGAGCTGGGCGTTCCGGCGGTGATCCTTTTCGGTATCCCGGAGCAGAAGGACGCAATGGGTAGCGACGCCTACTCCGAGACCGGCATCATCCAGGAGACCATCCGCGCCATCAAGAAGCAGGTGCCCAAGCTGGCGGTCATCACCGACGTCTGCATGTGCGAGTACACTGACCACGGCCACTGCGGCGTGATCAAAAACGGCGATGTGGACAACGACGAGACCCTGGAACTGCTGGCACGCGAGGCTCTTTCCCATGCCAGGGCCGGTGCCGACATGGTTGCCCCTTCCGACATGATGGACGGTCGCGTCGCAGCGATCCGCGAGTCGCTGGACAACAACGGCTTCAACCACATCCCGCTGATGAGCTACGCGGTGAAATACGCTTCCGGCTACTATGGCCCGTTCCGCGAGGCCGCCGAGTCCACCCCGCAGTTCGGTGACCGCCGCTCCTACCAGATGGATCCGGGCAACAGGCTCGAGGCGATCCGCGAGGCGAGGATGGACGTCGAGGAGGGAGCCGACATCCTGATGGTCAAACCGGGCCTGCCGTATCTCGACATCGTGCGCGAGGTGAGGAATGAGTTCAACCTCCCCACCGCCGTGTACAACGTCTCTGGCGAGTACAGCATGGTGAAGGCCGCCGCCAAGATGGGGTGGATCGACGAGGACCGCGTCGTCATGGAGACCATGATGTCGTTCAAGCGCGCCGGCGCCGACCTGATCCTGACCTACCACTCCAAGGAAGTGGCCAAGCTGCTGCGCAAGGGGTACGAGGCCGAGCTGAACGGCCGTTGCGGCTGCGGCTGCAGGTAG
- a CDS encoding rod shape-determining protein, protein MTIFNMDQWRQHVALDVGTATTRIATGNCGIVEIPSRIGSRKALHDGVIVDPEAALRILQPVLERRRVFGMVKPSILGCAPSDASHSERQLLTDAIMKAGAAAVSIIPEPLAAAVGANLDVSSPYAQMVVDIGDGVTDCAVLRSGKVVASYALRGGCCRMRNAVVTAFEAVQRTVLHEEEADLLLRHCGTNGPAEHAAGATAATALVPILDEIADSIDSFIRDLPNDIGCDIIYSGICLTGGGALIPGLRHLLEERTGINVFTVSNPRSAVVEGARAILPVVVMLNRWK, encoded by the coding sequence ATGACTATATTCAACATGGACCAGTGGCGACAGCACGTCGCACTCGATGTCGGGACTGCAACCACTCGCATTGCCACCGGGAACTGCGGCATTGTTGAAATTCCTTCGCGGATCGGATCTCGTAAAGCGCTGCACGACGGTGTCATCGTCGACCCGGAGGCGGCGTTGCGGATTCTGCAACCCGTGCTCGAACGGCGCCGCGTCTTCGGCATGGTGAAGCCAAGCATTCTCGGCTGCGCCCCCAGCGATGCCAGTCACAGCGAGCGCCAGTTACTCACCGATGCCATCATGAAGGCGGGGGCCGCCGCGGTGTCCATCATCCCGGAACCGCTGGCCGCTGCCGTCGGCGCCAACCTCGATGTTTCCTCCCCTTACGCACAGATGGTGGTGGATATCGGTGACGGCGTCACCGATTGTGCGGTGCTGCGTTCCGGCAAAGTCGTCGCCAGCTACGCCCTCAGGGGCGGCTGCTGCCGGATGCGCAACGCCGTTGTGACCGCCTTTGAAGCGGTGCAAAGGACTGTGCTGCATGAAGAGGAGGCTGACTTATTGCTGCGTCATTGCGGTACCAATGGACCTGCAGAGCATGCCGCGGGTGCAACGGCCGCTACAGCCCTGGTCCCGATTCTCGACGAGATCGCCGACAGCATCGACTCCTTCATCAGGGATCTGCCCAACGACATAGGGTGTGACATCATCTACAGCGGCATCTGCCTCACCGGCGGCGGCGCGTTGATACCGGGACTGCGGCACCTGCTTGAGGAGCGCACCGGCATCAACGTCTTCACCGTGTCCAACCCACGCAGCGCCGTGGTCGAAGGGGCGCGCGCCATCCTACCGGTGGTCGTGATGCTGAACAGGTGGAAATAA
- a CDS encoding cupin domain-containing protein: protein MAEKKGVALGEAINLVNLAGYADGAVVSRTVIDKPVGTVTAFSFDAGEGLSEHTAPYDAFVQVLDGEAEVNINGVAHNVAAGEIIIMPANIPHSLRAVKRFKMLLVMIRA, encoded by the coding sequence ATGGCAGAGAAAAAAGGGGTGGCACTGGGTGAAGCAATTAATCTTGTGAACTTGGCAGGATATGCGGACGGCGCGGTGGTCAGCAGGACCGTTATCGACAAGCCGGTTGGCACCGTCACGGCTTTCTCTTTTGACGCTGGCGAGGGACTGAGCGAGCACACGGCGCCCTATGATGCCTTCGTGCAGGTTTTGGACGGTGAGGCCGAGGTCAACATAAACGGGGTGGCGCACAACGTGGCCGCAGGCGAGATCATCATCATGCCGGCGAACATTCCTCATTCCCTTCGCGCGGTCAAGCGTTTCAAGATGCTACTGGTCATGATCAGGGCTTGA
- a CDS encoding ribonuclease Z, whose translation MPKPFRYLEPTFFAGLFDDPLLLVRVRPTGRALLFDCGKMHHLAKRVYTSIDAIFISHAHMDHFMGMDSVIRHSHASPRTIDVFGPPGLSKRMASKFACYDWNLADTFWGNFRVNEIRPNGRVASMLYSGPEAFAASCEGERNGVLYGNRHLTVSGTQCEHHIPVMAYRIDEGATFVLDDERMAAEGVKKGEWLKDMEKLFHDGVMEGSPVKYPHDRGGIVEERVAPDAAELYQRIRKFEEPASIGYVTDIGYSEENVEKLGGLVQGVTLLVCECAFLASESNKAGLSRHLCTTQFNELLDRLRPRYVLPMHFSKTYQRGSDPLYQEIEPPPGVTVLKIPDRLTPRPIMESEVPRPVEI comes from the coding sequence ATGCCCAAGCCTTTTCGCTACCTCGAACCCACCTTCTTCGCAGGACTGTTCGACGACCCGCTGCTCCTGGTGCGAGTGCGTCCAACCGGCCGCGCTCTCCTTTTCGACTGCGGCAAGATGCACCACCTCGCCAAAAGGGTCTACACCTCCATCGACGCCATCTTCATCAGCCACGCCCATATGGACCACTTCATGGGGATGGACAGCGTAATCCGCCACAGCCACGCCTCGCCGCGCACTATCGACGTCTTCGGTCCGCCGGGACTCTCCAAGCGCATGGCGAGCAAGTTCGCCTGCTACGACTGGAATCTTGCTGATACGTTCTGGGGTAACTTCAGAGTCAACGAAATCAGGCCAAACGGGAGGGTGGCGAGCATGCTCTACAGTGGCCCGGAAGCCTTTGCGGCCAGTTGCGAGGGGGAGCGTAACGGCGTCCTCTACGGCAACCGGCACCTGACCGTGAGCGGGACACAGTGTGAGCACCACATTCCGGTGATGGCCTATCGCATAGACGAGGGCGCGACGTTTGTGCTCGATGATGAGCGCATGGCGGCGGAAGGAGTTAAGAAGGGGGAGTGGCTCAAGGACATGGAGAAGCTCTTCCACGACGGCGTCATGGAAGGGAGCCCGGTCAAGTATCCGCACGACCGCGGCGGGATAGTGGAAGAGAGAGTAGCGCCAGATGCCGCAGAGTTGTACCAGCGCATCAGGAAGTTCGAAGAGCCGGCCAGCATCGGCTACGTGACTGACATCGGCTATTCCGAGGAGAACGTGGAGAAGCTGGGGGGGCTGGTGCAGGGGGTGACGCTGTTGGTGTGCGAGTGCGCCTTCCTGGCGTCGGAGAGCAACAAGGCCGGGTTGTCCCGCCACCTCTGCACGACACAGTTCAACGAGTTATTGGACCGGTTGCGTCCGAGGTACGTGCTGCCGATGCATTTCTCCAAGACCTACCAGAGGGGGAGCGATCCCTTGTACCAGGAGATCGAGCCCCCACCCGGCGTCACCGTGCTGAAGATCCCGGATCGCCTCACCCCCCGCCCCATCATGGAGAGCGAAGTGCCGAGGCCAGTCGAGATATAA
- a CDS encoding translation initiation factor Sui1, with protein sequence MKKTSSNSDAPVVYSSEFGRMCPGCGKPANACLCKKSAAPAGDGVVRLRRETKGRGGKTVIVITGLPLDATALTALAGELKKRCGCGGTAKDGVIEIQGDHADTLLAELAKRGYKAKRAGG encoded by the coding sequence ATGAAAAAGACCAGCTCCAACAGTGATGCCCCGGTAGTCTACTCCTCCGAATTCGGTCGCATGTGCCCCGGTTGCGGCAAGCCGGCCAACGCCTGCCTCTGCAAGAAGTCGGCAGCGCCCGCAGGCGACGGTGTGGTCCGCCTGAGACGCGAAACGAAAGGGCGCGGGGGCAAGACGGTCATCGTCATCACCGGCCTCCCCCTCGATGCCACGGCGCTCACCGCGCTGGCCGGCGAACTGAAGAAGCGCTGCGGTTGCGGCGGGACCGCCAAGGACGGCGTGATCGAGATCCAGGGCGACCATGCCGACACCCTTCTCGCCGAACTCGCCAAGCGCGGCTACAAGGCAAAAAGGGCCGGAGGGTAA
- a CDS encoding RNA-binding S4 domain-containing protein: protein MKIDTEFIKLDSFLKAVDAVSSGGEAKIIISEGMVSVNGEVELRRGRKLRPGDKVGLGGQTFSVE, encoded by the coding sequence GTGAAGATCGACACGGAGTTTATTAAGCTGGACAGTTTTCTTAAGGCGGTGGATGCCGTCTCCTCGGGTGGGGAAGCCAAGATCATCATCTCTGAGGGGATGGTGTCGGTGAACGGCGAGGTGGAACTGCGCCGCGGCAGGAAACTGCGTCCCGGCGACAAGGTGGGACTGGGGGGGCAGACCTTCTCGGTGGAGTAA
- a CDS encoding elongation factor P yields the protein MYTTNDFKKGLVIKLDGAPCVIMDVAFQSPSARGANTMVKTKYRNLLTAQVLEKTFRSGDKVDEADFERHKGQFLYADGGRGIFMDLENYEQFEMEEENFEAMAPFLLDGTEVQLGIFQERMVSVDLPMVVELVVTETAPALKNATATAQTKEAVLETGHRLQVPPYLETGEKIKVDTRDGRFISRA from the coding sequence ATGTATACCACTAACGATTTCAAAAAGGGGCTCGTCATAAAGCTGGACGGCGCTCCCTGTGTCATCATGGACGTAGCCTTCCAGTCCCCCTCCGCTCGCGGCGCCAACACCATGGTCAAGACCAAGTACCGCAACCTGCTCACTGCCCAGGTCCTCGAGAAGACCTTCCGCTCCGGCGACAAGGTGGACGAGGCGGATTTCGAGCGCCACAAGGGGCAGTTCCTTTACGCCGACGGCGGCCGCGGCATTTTCATGGACCTCGAAAACTACGAGCAGTTCGAGATGGAAGAGGAAAATTTCGAAGCTATGGCCCCTTTCCTGCTAGACGGCACCGAGGTTCAGCTCGGCATCTTCCAGGAGCGCATGGTCAGCGTCGACCTTCCCATGGTCGTCGAGCTGGTGGTGACGGAAACCGCTCCGGCGCTGAAGAACGCCACCGCGACTGCACAGACCAAGGAAGCGGTACTTGAGACCGGTCATCGCCTGCAGGTTCCGCCGTATCTCGAGACCGGCGAGAAGATCAAGGTCGACACCCGCGACGGTCGTTTTATCTCCCGCGCTTAG